The following are encoded together in the Zingiber officinale cultivar Zhangliang chromosome 8A, Zo_v1.1, whole genome shotgun sequence genome:
- the LOC122009678 gene encoding protein PMR5-like, which produces MESVSSLLLLCFLLVQALAGASGVVIGLRRRRDATQRRFGGGADRVACDIFTGSWVRDDTYPLYQSLNCPVIDSQFNCQLYGRPDSDYLRYRWRPAGCELPRFDGLDFLRRMRGKTVMFVGDSLGRNQWQSLICMLGAASPLSPTQFIRGDPLSAYKFLDYGVSISFYRAPYLVDVGVVEGRRILMLNYISGNGNAWRTADVLCFNSGHWWTHRGAMQGWDYMGDGGGYYMDMDRLVAFQKAMNTWANWVDINLDTSKTKVFFQAISPTHYNPMEWNSSTTKNCFGEIAPISGSIYLGSYPDQMPILKGVIKAMRSPTYLLDITTLSQLRKDCHPSIYSGDLNPEQRANPDRSADCSHWCLPGLPDTWNQLFYTALFF; this is translated from the exons ATGGAGTCCGTTTCTAGCCTCCTGCTCCTCTGTTTTCTTCTGGTTCAAGCCTTAGCTGGAGCTTCCGGAGTGGTCATCGGCCTCCGCCGGCGCAGAGACGCCACCCAGCGCCGCTTCGGCGGTGGTGCCGACCGAGTAGCGTGCGACATCTTCACCGGGAGCTGGGTGAGGGACGACACGTACCCGCTGTACCAGTCCCTCAACTGCCCCGTCATCGATTCCCAGTTCAACTGCCAGTTGTACGGCCGTCCGGACTCCGACTACCTCCGGTACCGGTGGAGGCCGGCCGGATGCGAGCTCCCGAG GTTCGATGGTCTGGATTTCCTGAGGAGAATGAGGGGGAAGACGGTGATGTTCGTCGGCGACTCGCTGGGGCGGAACCAGTGGCAGTCGTTGATCTGCATGCTCGGCGCCGCCTCGCCGCTGTCGCCGACGCAGTTCATCAGAGGAGATCCGCTCTCCGCCTACAAATTCCTG GATTACGGAGTGTCGATCTCCTTCTACCGAGCGCCCTACCTCGTCGACGTCGGCGTGGTGGAGGGGAGGAGGATTCTGATGCTGAACTACATCTCCGGCAACGGGAACGCGTGGAGGACGGCGGACGTGCTCTGCTTTAACTCCGGCCATTGGTGGACGCACAGAGGAGCTATGCAAGG GTGGGATTACATGGGCGATGGAGGCGGCTACTACATGGACATGGATCGATTGGTGGCGTTCCAGAAAGCGATGAATACGTGGGCGAATTGGGTAGATATTAACCTGGATACGAGCAAGACGAAGGTGTTCTTCCAGGCCATTTCGCCTACGCATTACAA CCCAATGGAATGGAACAGTAGCACGACCAAGAATTGCTTCGGCGAGATAGCTCCGATCAGTGGGTCGATCTATCTAGGTTCGTACCCAGACCAAATGCCGATCCTGAAGGGTGTGATCAAGGCGATGAGAAGCCCAACCTACTTGCTCGACATCACCACCTTATCGCAGCTCCGCAAGGACTGCCACCCTTCGATTTACAGCGGTGACCTAAACCCCGAACAACGAGCAAACCCGGACCGATCCGCTGACTGCAGCCATTGGTGCCTTCCGGGCCTACCTGATACGTGGAACCAACTGTTCTACACtgctctcttcttctag